The following are encoded together in the Lathyrus oleraceus cultivar Zhongwan6 chromosome 3, CAAS_Psat_ZW6_1.0, whole genome shotgun sequence genome:
- the LOC127132154 gene encoding BTB/POZ domain-containing protein POB1, producing MDLFTVLKVRTLHVSSAVLAGKSMFFYKLFSNGMRESQQTHVTLRIEASEEAPIMELLNFMYRSSLSATSPPNLLDILMAADKFEVASCMRYCIRVLLSIPMTVESALLYLELPFNVRKANVVRPLIIAAKQYLATRYKNITKHQEELMGLPIAGVVALLSSDELQVASEDVVFDFVLKWARTQYPSLEERREIFRSKLIHFIRFPYMTCDKLRTVLTCNDVDHRVTSKLVFDALYFKNEVPHVQKILAAKSASTGRRFVERSYKYRPVKVVEFELPHQHCVVYLNLKREECANLFPSSRICSQDFHLGGQRFFLSAHCNMNQRSFYHCFDLFLCMHEKDSSNITIGYKFDVRSRSSLEYINKHKGNFVFTGGRAVGYRNFFGIPWTSFMAEDSLFFINGILHLRVELSVLEQS from the exons ATGGACTTGTTTACCGTACTTAAAGTAAGAACACTGCATGTTAGCTCTGCGGTCCTGGCTGGGAAGAGTATGTTCTTCTACAAG CTCTTCTCTAACGGGATGAGGGAGTCGCAACAGACACACGTCACCCTGAGAATCGAAGCATCTG AGGAAGCTCCAATCATGGAGCTTTTGAACTTTATGTATAGAAGTTCTCTGAGTGCAACCTCCCCGCCTAACTTGCTGGACATTTTGATGGCAGCGGACAAGTTTGAGGTGGCGTCCTGCATGAGATACTGCATTCGGGTATTGTTGAGCATACCCATGACAGTGGAGTCTGCATTGCTCTACTTAGAACTCCCTTTCAATGTGCGAAAGGCTAATGTTGTTCGCCCATTGATTATAGCAGCAAAACAGTATCTCGCTACTCGGTACAAGAACATCACAAA GCATCAGGAGGAGCTGATGGGACTGCCAATTGCTGGGGTGGTGGCATTATTATCCAGTGATGAGCTGCAGGTTGCATCTGAGGATGTAGTGTTCGACTTCGTGCTGAAATGGGCTCGAACCCAGTACCCTAGTCTTGAAGAGAGGAGAGAAATTTTCAGATCAAAACTTATCCACTTCATCCGCTTCCCGTACATGACCTGCGACAAGCTGAGGACGGTCCTAACTTGCAACGACGTCGACCATAGAGTGACTTCTAAACTAGTATTTGATGCCTTGTATTTCAAGAATGAGGTACCACACGTGCAAAAGATACTAGCTGCGAAATCGGCTTCCACTGGCCGTCGCTTCGTTGAGCGGTCATACAAGTACCGTCCTGTTAAGGTTGTGGAATTTGAACTTCCACACCAACATTGCGTGGTTTACTTAAACCTGAAACGGGAGGAGTGTGCCAACTTGTTCCCCTCTAGCCGCATCTGTTCACAAGACTTCCATTTAGGCGGTCAGAGGTTTTTCTTGTCAGCGCACTGCAATATGAACCAGCGGAGCTTCTACCATTGCTTCGACTTGTTCTTGTGCATGCATGAGAAAGACTCTTCCAACATCACTATCGGCTATAAATTTGATGTTCGGTCAAGGTCATCCTTAGAATACATCAACAAGCATAAAGGAAACTTTGTATTTACTGGGGGAAGAGCAGTCGGTTACCGGAACTTTTTTGGCATACCATGGACATCATTCATGGCGGAAGACAGCCTCTTCTTTATTAACGGAATCCTCCATCTTAGAGTAGAGCTCTCCGTCTTAGAGCAGAGCTAG